The Microterricola viridarii nucleotide sequence CGCTGCTGTTCGCCCTCGCGCTGGCCGCCGTCGCCATGCTCACGACCAGCCAGTCGAGCGCGACGAACGCGATCGTGCCGATCGGCCTCGCGATCGGCCTGCCCGCCTCGCTGATCGTCGGGCTCTGGCCCGCGGCGATGGGCATCTACATCCTGCCGGCCAACGGCAGCCAGGTCGCCACGGTCGCGTTCGACCAGACCGGGTCGACCAAGATGGGCAAGTTCGTCTTCGACCACTCGTTCCAGATCCCGAACCTCATCTACATGGTGGTGGCCATCATCGTCGGTGTTGTGCTGTCGTTCGCAATCGCCTAGCGAGGCTTTCGCTTGCCGGGGTGTCGCGCACGTAGAATCGGGGGGTGACTGACGTGCGAACCAAACTGATCGACTACATCTCGGCTGAGGCCGTCTTCCACGGTGACTTCACCCTCACCAGTGGCAAGAAGGCGACCTACTACGTCGACCTCCGCAAGGTCAGCCTCGACCACCGGGTCGCCCCGCTGATCGGCCAGGTCATGCTCGATCTCATCGCCGAGATCCCGGATGTCGCCGCCGTCGGTGGCATGACGATGGGCGCCGACCCGATCGCCGCCGCCGTGCTGCACCAGGGTGCCGCCCGCGGAGCCGCCTACGACGCCTTCGTCGTGCGCAAGGAGCCGAAGGACCACGGCCGTGGCCGCCAGGTCGAGGGCCCGGACCTCGAGGGCAAGCGCGTGATCGTGCTGGAGGACACCTCCACCACCGGTGGTTCGCCGCTGGCCGCCATCGAGGCGCTCAAGAAGGTCGGAGCGATCATCGCCGGCGTGGCCGTCGTCGTCGACCGCAACACCGGTGCCCGCGAAGTGATCGAGGCCGCCGGATACCCCTACTACGCAGCGATTGGCCTCGACGACCTGGGCCTCTCGGATGCCTGATCTCGACCAGCCGGCGGCATCCGACGATCGAGAGACCCCGGATGCCGTGGGCTCCGCCGAGGCTGCTGAGCGTCCAGAGGACGACGGCCCCGCCTTCGGCAGCGCCGAGTGGCTGCTCGCGCAGCTGAGCGGCGACCGCAAGCCGGCCGCGGCGCCGCGCAGCCCGCTGCTGCCGCCCGTGCAGGAGGAGCAGCCGGCCGCCCCCGCAACCGCCCCGTCGACCGCTTCGCAGCCGGTCGTTCCGCCGGCGACCCCGACCGCGGCCCTGCCGGTCACGCCGGCCCCGGCCGCCGCACAGCCCGCCGCCCCGGCGCCGGCCGTTCGCGCCACCCCAGCGCAGGAGGCGCCCGCCAACCCGCCGACGCCGCCGGCCCGCGACTACGCTGTTGCCGACTACTCGGCCGCGCGCTCGGCCCAGCCCGACTTCTTCGAGCTCGCGCCGGTCGTCGAGCCCGAGGCAGAGCCGGCACCAGCTCCGGCCGCCGCGCCCGCCGCACCCGTCGAGGAGCCCGCCGCCCCCGCTGCCGCCCCAAGCTTTGCCGACACCGCCGCGCTGGGTGAGACCCAGCCGTTCACCGAGGTGTTCCCCGTCGCCGACGTGTCGCCCGAAGCCGTGCTGCCTCACACGGCACCGCCCGCGCCCTCGCTGCCTGCAGCGGCCCCGGCCGACACCGCGCCGTACACGGGCACGGAGTCCCTCGCCGGCGCCGCGACCGTCGCGGAACCCCCGGCCCCGCGGATGTTCAAGACCCCGCCGGCTCCGCTCGTCGAGCCGCCGGCAGCGGCGCCCGCAGCGCCTCTCACGCCGCCGCCCGCCGCCGCCGCGCCTGCCGCGCCGCAGCCCGCCGTGCCCGCCGACACCGCCTCCCCGCTCGACCAGAGCTTCACCGCCGCGATCCTCATCCCCGCAGACGGCCTGGACGCCCACTACGACGACGAGTACGACGACTTCGACGACGACTCAGAGCCGGAGGAACCGGCCGGCCCGGTGTTCCAGTGGGGCCTGACGGCCGGTGCCGCCAATGGCGCCCCGGCAGCGGATTCCGGCCTCCCGCCGGCACGGGTCGTGCCTGCTGCGTCCGTGACCGCCGCTGAGGCTGTGCCGGTCGCGCCCGCTGAGCCCGTTGCTCCGGCTGTGCCGGTCGCGCCCGCTGAGCCCGCCGCCCCGGCGGCGCCGGTCGAGGCCGCAGCGCCGATCGTGCCCGCATTCTTCGCCCGAGTCACGGGCGCCGACGTTCCGGCCCAGCCCGCTGCGCCGACCGAGGCTGCCGCGCCAGCGGAAGCTGCCGCGCCCGCTGATGCTGCCGCGCCCGCGGAAGCTGACGGACCAGCCGAGCAGCCCGCAGCAGCCACTCCGGCTGTACCCGCCGTCGACGCCGCACCCGCCGCTCCGGTCGCTGCCGCACCGGCCGCCCCCGAGAGTGACGAGAACGAGGAGTCGGCGACGACCTCCGATGACGTCCTCGCCGAGTGGTTCGCCGCGATCATGCCTGGAGCCGACGAGACCACCCCGGACGCGTCCGGCGTCGACGCCGCCGCGTCGGAGCAGGACGCACCCGTCGCGGAAATCGCGGAACCGGCCACCCCTGCCCCGGTCGAGCCGCCCGTCGAGAAGCCGGTCGAGGAGCCCGCCGCGCCGGCCGCTGTGCTGCCGCCGCTCATCGCGCCACCGGCGCCGAGCGAGGCCCCGCTGCGGGTGCCCGGCGTTCAGCCGGCCCCGGCCGTGCCGGCCCCGGCCGCGCCGGCACCTGTCCAGCAGGCACCGGCCGCCCCGACTCCGGCCGCACCGACCGCCGCGCAGCCGGCCCCGGCCGCACCGAACCAGGCACCAACGCTGCCGTACTCCGCCGGAGCCGCATTCACGCCCGTCTTCGGCGCCCCGCGCTCCGAGCAGCCCCAACAGCTTCCCGGTGCCGCGCCGGCGCAGCACCCCGCGACGCCGACCGCTGCCGCGCCCGCGGCGGCAGCACCCGCGCGCCCTGGGGCGTCCGCAGCGCGGCCCGGCATGCCGGCCGGGGCCGCCGCCGAACCGTTCGGCCACTGGGCCGCAGCGGTTCCGGCATCCGCGGCACCGGCAGGAACCCCGCAGTCGGGAGGCCCGAACGGGCCCGCCTCGACCGGTTCGGGGCGCCCGCCCGGCCGCGGGGGCAAGCCGCCGCGCGCTCTCATCATCACGCTGATCGCCGTGGTCTGCGTCGCCGTGCTCGCCGGGCTCTTCATCCTCGGCACCAAGCTGCCCGCGCTGCTCGGCACAGCGCCGACGCCGACGCCCGCAGCGACCGAGGGCACCGCGCCCGCCACGGAGGCGCCGACCCCGCCGCCCGCCCCGACCGCGATGCAGCCGGCCGGCGAGCACAACTGGGACGAGCTGTTCGGCGGCGAGTGCCTCGACCCGTTCGTCAGCCCCTGGGCCGAGACCTTCACCGTCGTCGACTGCGGCGCCCCGCACGCAGCCCAACTGGCGTTCCGCGGCAACCTCGGCGGCGACGAGGCGACGCCGTTCCCCGGCGAGGAGGCCATCGCCGCCCAGACCAACCAGCTCTGCGGGCGGACCGGAATCGTCGACCCGGCCGCGGAGTCCGCCTCCGGGCAGCTGCAGATGCAGAGCTCCTTCCCCGTGACCGAACAGCAGTGGGCCTCCGGCCAGCGCAACTACTACTGCTTCGTCAGCGCTGTGTCGGGCGAGCCCCTCACCGCGAGCGTCGCGGGCCCCGGCCCAGCCGCCTAGACCCCCCGCCTAGACTCCGCCGAGCCCATCGCCCGGCCAAGCCCGGCCCGCGAGGCCGACCGGTCCCGGCCCCAACCGAACACACACACCCTTCACAGCAGCAGGAGACGCCACCGTGCCAGACACCACCGCGACAGACACCACCACCGCCCGCCTCGTCGTCGTCGGATCGCTCAACGTCGACAGCACGAGCTACGTCGAGCACTTCCCCGCACCGGGGGAGACGGTCGAGAGCACCGGCTTCGCGGTTGCGCTCGGCGGCAAGGGCACGAACCAGGCCGTCGCCGCGCACCTGGCCGGCGTTGAGACCCGGCTGATCGCCCGCATCGGCGACGACAGCTCCGGCGACTTCGCCCTGCAGACCCTCACCGAGCTCGGCATCCCGACGCTCGGCGTCGGGCGCCTGCCCGGCGTCACCACCGGTGTCGCGCAGATCACCGTCGTCGCCTCCGGCGAGAACACGGTCATCGTCACGGCCGGCGCCAATGGTCTGCTCGCCCCGGAGTTCGGCCCAGCCGACACCGCGGCGATCGCCGGCGCCGAGCTCGTGCTCAGCCAGGGCGAGATCCCGGCCGCCACGGTCGAGGCGCTGGCCGCCACGGCCGCCGCCGCCGGCACCCGCTTCGTGCTGAACCTCGCGCCGCCCATCGCGATCGACCCGGCCGCGCTGGCCGGCTGCGACCCGCTCGTCGTCAACGAGCACGAGGCGCGGGCCGTCGGCCTGGTGCCGGATGCCGCGGCCGAAGACGGCGCAGACCTCTCGATCGAGCGCTGGCGGCAGCTGGCGGCATCCGCCGTTGCAGAGGGCCGCTGTGCCTCGCTCGTCATCACCCTCGGCTCGGCCGGAGCCGTCGCCGCGGATGCCGCGGGCAGCTGGCACAAGCAGGCGCCGCGCGTCACCCCCGTCGACACGACCGGTGCCGGCGACTGCTTCACCGGAACCCTCGCCGCCTTCCTCGCCGAGGGCCGCGGGTTGGCCGACGCGACCGGCCTGGCCGCGGCCGCCGGGGCACTCTCCGTGCAGGCGCGCGGCACGGTCGGCTCCTACGCCGGGCGCGACGCCGTGCTCGCCTTCGCCGCCGAGCACGGCCTGACCGAGAAGCGCTGAGGACACCGTGGCGACGACGGCGATCCCCCTGATCCTGGACTGTGACCCGGGCCACGACGACGTCTTCGCCATCTGGCTGGCCGCCGGCAACCCCGCGCTCGAGCTGCGCGCCATCACCACCGTCGCCGGAAACGGCACCCTGGTGCACACGACGCTCAACGCGCGCATCGCCTGCACCGTCGCCGGCATCAGCGGCGTGCCCATCGCAGCCGGCGCCGACCGGCCGCTCGTCAAGCCGCTGGCGACGGCCGAGTGGATCCACGGCGAGAACGGCCTCGGCGGGCCCGAGCTGCCCGAGCCGACCGTTCCGCTCGACCCGCGGGGTGCCGTCGAGCTGATGGCCGACACCCTGCTCGCCTCGGCCGAGCCGGTCGCCATCGTCGCCACCGGCCCACTCACCAATGTCGCCACGCTCATCCGCGACCGGCCGGAGCTGCTCGGCCGCATCCGCGAGATCGTCTGGATGGGCGGCACCACCGAGCGCGGCAACGTCACCCCGTACGCCGAGTTCAACGCGTGGGTCGACCCGGACGCCGCCGCGATCGTGCTGGCCAGCGGCATCCGCTTCACCATGGTCGGGCTCACCGTCACCCACCAGGCGATGGTGACGGATGCCGTGCGCGACGCCGTGGCGGGCATCGGCAACCGCACCGGGGCCTTCGGCGCCGAGCTGCTGGACTTCTTCCGCTCGATGAACCAGGAAGCGCTCGGCCTGCCGGACGGCCCGCTGCACGACCCCGTCGCGGTGGCCGTGCTCGCCGATCCGGAGACGGTCGGCAGCGTGTTCACCCGGCTCGACATCGAGCTGGCCGGAACCGAGACGCTCGGCGTGACCAGCGTCGACCTGGTCGGCATCCTCGAGCGGGAGCCGAATGCGCACGTCGCCCTCGAGCTCGACGCGCCCCGTTTCTGGCGGCTCATCACCGACGCCCTCGCCACCCTCGCCTAGCCCCCCCTCCCAGATGTCGCCGAGACTGCGCGACTTGTCGTTCCGGCGCCGAAAAACTACAAGTCGCGCAGTCTCGACGAGATGGGGCGAGGGCGGGGCGGGGCGGGGCAGGTTGGACGAAAGTGGGTTCGGCGGGCGGTTGTGGAGACTAATGGGGAATGCTGGGCAAAATGGGTCGGACGAACTGGACTGAAAGTCGTCGATTTCGAAACGGACTGCATCATCGTCCATACTCGACTCGTGAACGCTGCCTCCGCCCCCGCCATCCCCGCCTCGATCGACGGACTCGAGTTCGTCATGATCTCCTCCTCGGGGAGCGCCGTCTCCAGCGAGTCCCCGACGCGCTTCCGCTACCAGCAGCTCGGCCAGATGATCTGGGGCGGCTACATCGGCGACACCGTGCAGCTCGGCCGCTTCGTCGGCCGCCGCGACGGCGACGTCGTCACCATCTGCTTCGCGCACAAGCCCGTCGACGGCGGAGAGGTCATCCTCGGCACGGCCGAGAGCACCCTGCGCCGGGCGGATGACGGCAAGCTCTACCTCGACGAGGTCTTCGAGAAGGACGGCGAGGCGCACGAGAGCGCCTGCGTCGAGGTGGAGCCGCTGGCGGAGTGGCCTGCCCTCGACCTCGCACACACCAGTGAGCCCCGCATGGACGGCACCGCCTTCGTGCTGCAGCGCTCCACCGCGAGCACCGTCAACGTGGACTCGCCGACCCGCTTCGAGTTCAGCGAGAACTCCGGCATCATCTGGGGCGATTACTTCGGCGACACGGTCACCGGCGGGCGCTGCGTCGGCCGCTACAGCGGCGGCGTGCTCCAGGAATACTTCGTGCACCACGTCGTCGCCAGCGACGCCACGCTGCTCGGCGACAGCACCACGACCGTCAAGCAGACGGATGACGGCCGCTTCGAGCTCATCGAGGACTTCGTGCTGGACGGCGTGCCCGGCTTCAGCGTCTGCGTGCAGGTCGACTGACCGCGCGACGCGAAGCGTCGCGAAAGGCGGCAGCCCAGTCCAAGGAAAACTGCGAAACCGTCCCCGGTGCTTGCCGAGTTTCGGTGCGATCGACCAGCGGGCATGCCCAGTGCCCCGTTGGTCGAGTAGGCCCGCCAGGGCCGTATCGAGACCCTGACGTGGCGGGAAGCTGAGTCGGGTGCGGGGTCTCGATACGCTCGTTCCTCGCTACTCGACCAGCGGGTTTCGGCGCGATCGACCAGCGGGCATGCCCAGCGCCACGTTGGTCGAGTAGGCCCGTCAGGGCCGCGTCCCGTTGGTCGAGTAGGCCCGCCAGGGCCGTATCGAGACCCTGACGTGGCGGGAAGCCGACCCGGGTGCGGGGTCTCGATACGCTCGCTCCTCGCTCCTCGACCAACGAGTTTCGGCGGCCCCGCCGGGCGCCTAGCCGCTCAGGCTCGCGCGGCCCGGGTTCGCCCGGGTGAAGCGCGTCATGCCGAGCTGGGCGCCGGCCGGCTCCCGCGGGGGCAGGTCGCTCGGCAGCAGGTACGGGCGCTGGAACACCTCGTCCAGCACCAGCACCGTCTCCACCGACTTCACCTCGGGCAGCGCCGCCAGCACGCCGATCACGAAGTCGTGGATCGCGCCCACCTCGTCGCCGCGGATGAGCAGCATGGCGTCGTGCTCGCCCGTCGTGATGCGGCACGACTCGATCTCGGTCATCTCGCTGATCTGGCTGCGGAAGCGCTCCCACGACTGCGGGTGCACAGAGAGGAACACGAGCGCGCAGATGCCGAGCCCGGCCTTGGCCGGATCGATGCGCGCGCTGAAACCGGTGATGACGCCATCTGCCATCAACTGCTCGACCCGCGTATAGACATTTGCGCGTGAGACGTTCACTCGTTCAGCTAGGGCTGACATTGAGATTCGTCCGTTATCTCGCAGTTCAGCCAAGATTTTCATGTTGATCTCGTCGAGAGTGCGGGGTGATTGTCCAGACTGATCCTGAGCGCTTTGAGCTTTGCTAGACATAATGGCGGGCCTTTCCGTCGTTGGTGGCGCATTATCTGTAACTCTGGGGCTTTGATTGGACAGAGTAGCGCTGATTGTGCGAATGTCATGCAAAGCCGTCCAAGTATTTGGATCGTTGAGTCGGATGCCTCGCCCAGAGATGCGCGCAGGCCGCCCGGCGTCTGCCCCCGCAGTTCATGAGAAGGAGTTACCCCGTGCGCACCAAAATCCGCTACGTCGCAACAGCTCTCGGGCTGAGCGCATCGCTCGCCCTCGTCGGTTGCGCCGCAACCGCTCCGGAAGGCGGCACCGGCAGCGCTCCCACCAGCATCGTCATCGACACCGCGTTCACGCTCGAGACGGCCGACCCGGGCCGCAACTACGTGCCGACCGGCTACATGGTCTCGAAGGCGCTCTACGAGACGCTCCTCGACTTCGCCGGCTCCGACGAGAGCACCCCGGTGCCCGGTCTGGCCAGCTACACCCAGAACGACGACGCAACGGTCTTCACCTTCACCCTCGACGACGGCCGCGTCTTCTCCGACGGCACCCCGGTCACCGCGGACGACGTCGTCTTCTCGCTGAACCGCGTCAAGGGTATGACCGAGAGCAAGGCCAACTTCCTGATGGAGGGCATCGAGGTCGCCAAGGTCGACGACAAGACCGTCGAGCTCAGCACCGCGACCTCCTCGCTCAAGCTGCCCGCGCTGATGACCAACCCCTCGCTCGCGATCCTCAACTCCAAGGTCGTCATCGAGAACGGTGGCACCACCGACAACACCGACGCCGCCGAGAAGTTCCTCAACACCACCTCCGCCGGCTCCGGCCCCTACATCCTCGACACGCTCAGCGTCGAGTCGCAGGTCGTGCTCACCGGCAACGAGAAGTACAACGGCGCAGAGGACATCGACTTCGACCGCGTCGTCATCCGCAACGTCTCCGAGAGCGCCACCCAGAAGATGAACCTCGAGGGCGGCGACTCCCAAGTGGCCGTCGACCTGAGCGGCGACCAGGTCGCCGGCCTGAGCGGCGCGGTCAGCGTCACCTCGGTGCCGTCGGCCCAGACGATCTTCCTGCTGCTGAACCAGAACCCCGAGGTTGCCGGCGTCACGGCGAACCCGGAGTTCGCCTCGGCCGTGCGCTACGCGCTCGACTACCCGGCACTCCTCGAGCTGGCCGGCGCCGGCTCGGAGCAAGCGACCGGCGTCATCCCGCCGTCGTTCCTCGGCGCGCTGACCGACGGTGTCAAGCAGGACCTCGCCGCCTCGAAGGCCGCCCTGGCCAAGTCCGGCTACGCCGGTGAGACCATCACCCTCGAGTACCCGAACGACTACCCGGTCGGCGGCGTGAGCTTCACCCCGCTCGCCGAGCGCATCCAGTCGCAGCTGTCGGCAGCCGGCATCTCCATCGAGCTCGCACCGGCGCCGTTCACGACGCAGATCGACGAGTACGTCAACGGCCGCGAGGCGTTCAGCATCTGGTTCTGGGGCCCGGACTACGCCGACTCGGCCAACTTCCTGCCGTTCCAGGCCGGGGCCAAGGTCGGCCTGCGCGCCGGCTGGACCGCCGAAGCCGCCCCGTCCATCGTCGAGCTGGCCACCGCCGCCGAGACCGCGACCAGCATGGAATCGCGTGAGGGCGCCTTCAGCGACTTCGCCGAGGCGCTGCAGCAGCAGGGCCCGTTCGTGCCGCTGATCGTGCCCGGCTCGAACATCGCCACCGCCGACTTCATCTCCGGTGTCAACTACAACTCGACGTGGACGATGGACATCGCCGAGCTGCAGGCCAAGTAGAAGCCGAAGGAATCTCTAGCGTGGGAAAGAACACCCGCGCGACCCGCGTGCACCCGGCCAGAGCTCCACTTGGTGGATCCCCTCTGGCCGGGTACGTGCTTCGTCGCCTCGGAATGTCAGTACTGTTGCTCTTCGGCGTCACCCTGGTGACGTTCAGCCTCGCCAACCTCGTCCCGGGCAACCCGATCGTGGCAGCGCTCGGCGAGGGCGCGGCCAGCAACCCTGCCACTGTGGCGGCGTACATCGAGAAGCACGGCCTCGACCAGCCGTTGCCCGTGCAGTACCTCAACTACCTGCTCAACCTGTTCCAGGGCGACATGGGCGTCTCGCTGCGCACCGCGCAGCCGGTGGCATCCGACCTCGCCAAGGCTGTGCCGGCCACGATCGAGGTCGCCATCGGCGCCATCATCGTCAGCCTCGCCGTCGGCGTGGCCCTCGGCTCGCTCGCGGCCTACCGCCGCGGCAAGATCAGCGACCAGCTGGTGCGCGTGCTCTCTCTCATCGGCCTGAGCATCCCGACGTTCTGGATGGCGCTGGTCAGCTTCAACTTCTTCTTCCTGCAGCTGCGCATCGC carries:
- the pyrE gene encoding orotate phosphoribosyltransferase — protein: MTDVRTKLIDYISAEAVFHGDFTLTSGKKATYYVDLRKVSLDHRVAPLIGQVMLDLIAEIPDVAAVGGMTMGADPIAAAVLHQGAARGAAYDAFVVRKEPKDHGRGRQVEGPDLEGKRVIVLEDTSTTGGSPLAAIEALKKVGAIIAGVAVVVDRNTGAREVIEAAGYPYYAAIGLDDLGLSDA
- a CDS encoding septum formation family protein, producing the protein MPDLDQPAASDDRETPDAVGSAEAAERPEDDGPAFGSAEWLLAQLSGDRKPAAAPRSPLLPPVQEEQPAAPATAPSTASQPVVPPATPTAALPVTPAPAAAQPAAPAPAVRATPAQEAPANPPTPPARDYAVADYSAARSAQPDFFELAPVVEPEAEPAPAPAAAPAAPVEEPAAPAAAPSFADTAALGETQPFTEVFPVADVSPEAVLPHTAPPAPSLPAAAPADTAPYTGTESLAGAATVAEPPAPRMFKTPPAPLVEPPAAAPAAPLTPPPAAAAPAAPQPAVPADTASPLDQSFTAAILIPADGLDAHYDDEYDDFDDDSEPEEPAGPVFQWGLTAGAANGAPAADSGLPPARVVPAASVTAAEAVPVAPAEPVAPAVPVAPAEPAAPAAPVEAAAPIVPAFFARVTGADVPAQPAAPTEAAAPAEAAAPADAAAPAEADGPAEQPAAATPAVPAVDAAPAAPVAAAPAAPESDENEESATTSDDVLAEWFAAIMPGADETTPDASGVDAAASEQDAPVAEIAEPATPAPVEPPVEKPVEEPAAPAAVLPPLIAPPAPSEAPLRVPGVQPAPAVPAPAAPAPVQQAPAAPTPAAPTAAQPAPAAPNQAPTLPYSAGAAFTPVFGAPRSEQPQQLPGAAPAQHPATPTAAAPAAAAPARPGASAARPGMPAGAAAEPFGHWAAAVPASAAPAGTPQSGGPNGPASTGSGRPPGRGGKPPRALIITLIAVVCVAVLAGLFILGTKLPALLGTAPTPTPAATEGTAPATEAPTPPPAPTAMQPAGEHNWDELFGGECLDPFVSPWAETFTVVDCGAPHAAQLAFRGNLGGDEATPFPGEEAIAAQTNQLCGRTGIVDPAAESASGQLQMQSSFPVTEQQWASGQRNYYCFVSAVSGEPLTASVAGPGPAA
- a CDS encoding ribokinase — protein: MPDTTATDTTTARLVVVGSLNVDSTSYVEHFPAPGETVESTGFAVALGGKGTNQAVAAHLAGVETRLIARIGDDSSGDFALQTLTELGIPTLGVGRLPGVTTGVAQITVVASGENTVIVTAGANGLLAPEFGPADTAAIAGAELVLSQGEIPAATVEALAATAAAAGTRFVLNLAPPIAIDPAALAGCDPLVVNEHEARAVGLVPDAAAEDGADLSIERWRQLAASAVAEGRCASLVITLGSAGAVAADAAGSWHKQAPRVTPVDTTGAGDCFTGTLAAFLAEGRGLADATGLAAAAGALSVQARGTVGSYAGRDAVLAFAAEHGLTEKR
- a CDS encoding nucleoside hydrolase, whose protein sequence is MATTAIPLILDCDPGHDDVFAIWLAAGNPALELRAITTVAGNGTLVHTTLNARIACTVAGISGVPIAAGADRPLVKPLATAEWIHGENGLGGPELPEPTVPLDPRGAVELMADTLLASAEPVAIVATGPLTNVATLIRDRPELLGRIREIVWMGGTTERGNVTPYAEFNAWVDPDAAAIVLASGIRFTMVGLTVTHQAMVTDAVRDAVAGIGNRTGAFGAELLDFFRSMNQEALGLPDGPLHDPVAVAVLADPETVGSVFTRLDIELAGTETLGVTSVDLVGILEREPNAHVALELDAPRFWRLITDALATLA
- a CDS encoding Lrp/AsnC family transcriptional regulator, with product MSSKAQSAQDQSGQSPRTLDEINMKILAELRDNGRISMSALAERVNVSRANVYTRVEQLMADGVITGFSARIDPAKAGLGICALVFLSVHPQSWERFRSQISEMTEIESCRITTGEHDAMLLIRGDEVGAIHDFVIGVLAALPEVKSVETVLVLDEVFQRPYLLPSDLPPREPAGAQLGMTRFTRANPGRASLSG
- a CDS encoding ABC transporter substrate-binding protein; its protein translation is MRTKIRYVATALGLSASLALVGCAATAPEGGTGSAPTSIVIDTAFTLETADPGRNYVPTGYMVSKALYETLLDFAGSDESTPVPGLASYTQNDDATVFTFTLDDGRVFSDGTPVTADDVVFSLNRVKGMTESKANFLMEGIEVAKVDDKTVELSTATSSLKLPALMTNPSLAILNSKVVIENGGTTDNTDAAEKFLNTTSAGSGPYILDTLSVESQVVLTGNEKYNGAEDIDFDRVVIRNVSESATQKMNLEGGDSQVAVDLSGDQVAGLSGAVSVTSVPSAQTIFLLLNQNPEVAGVTANPEFASAVRYALDYPALLELAGAGSEQATGVIPPSFLGALTDGVKQDLAASKAALAKSGYAGETITLEYPNDYPVGGVSFTPLAERIQSQLSAAGISIELAPAPFTTQIDEYVNGREAFSIWFWGPDYADSANFLPFQAGAKVGLRAGWTAEAAPSIVELATAAETATSMESREGAFSDFAEALQQQGPFVPLIVPGSNIATADFISGVNYNSTWTMDIAELQAK
- a CDS encoding ABC transporter permease; this translates as MGKNTRATRVHPARAPLGGSPLAGYVLRRLGMSVLLLFGVTLVTFSLANLVPGNPIVAALGEGAASNPATVAAYIEKHGLDQPLPVQYLNYLLNLFQGDMGVSLRTAQPVASDLAKAVPATIEVAIGAIIVSLAVGVALGSLAAYRRGKISDQLVRVLSLIGLSIPTFWMALVSFNFFFLQLRIAPGSGRLSPILSPPPTVTGLYTVDALLAGQWVTFMDAMAHLMLPVFVLSLFTIGLLTRFVRTSVLEVLDADYIRAGRAKGLSGPRMLFGYTLRGASLPILTIVGLAFGSLLSGTVLVEAVFAWPGLGSYAYNSATSLDLPGVMGVGLIVGVIYLGINFAVDLLYGVLDPRVRLA